GAGATGTCTTTAATGATCAGCTGATAGATTAGGGTTAGTCTTACAAGGTATATATAATAAAGAAATTAAGCCTACAatgttttcactgtgaaaatcCAACACCAACTTGGCTGTTCTCTTCCTTTAACGCTTTTTGCCAAAAGTGCTTACTTGGCTCGATGTTTAGCGGAAACGTTTCCAAAGCACCCAATGTGGAATGAAGTTAAGGGTTCGTACTAAAAGAAGAAACGAAAAcgagaatgaatgaatgaatatgaatgaatgaatgaatgaatcgAATGAAAGCAAGTGAAGATCAAGGTAGGTACCTTAATCTTTTCTTGATGAAAGCAGTGTACTGCTGTTGCGTATATATACAGCAGCTCTATTCAAAACAGGAGTAATACGGGATAGACGAAAATTTGCTTTACAAGTTTGACAACTTGTAAAAAGTAATACAATATTCCTAACGTCTGATATTAAGTAAGTTTCTAATAGTAATGTTGTGGGTTCAGATTATAGTAGTATCCCACTACCCGTGTCGGAAAGTTTCGTAAACTATGTTTATTGAAGTAAATGATCTGTCAAGTTAAAGGCTGATTTGTACTACAAACTCAAAAACTGCTAGGCAACGATCGAATATGTTCAATCTGAGCAAGGCGATAAAAATTAAGAAGAAAGCTGCAAACGATAAAAGTCAGTTTGGCTTGGGACCGCGTCCAGGCGGCCAATAATGTCCCTGCCATATTAAATGAACGTGCCTCAAGCTGCTGTATAAACTGATCAGAATAGTGACCACGACAAAAAAACGTATGCATGCATAAACGACACCCCTATACAGTTTAAAATTCTGTTCAATTTTGTGATCGGTATATTAATTCGATAAAATCGTATGATGTAAGCGCTATGACTTTAACCAAAGTGAAATCTATTCCAACTAAATTTCCTTGCCTTACAAAAAACTTGGTTACCCTCACAAAAAGTTTGTCTTGCCAATAGAAACTGAATCATGTTAATGCTTTGGACTTGCAGATAGGAGCATCGGTGTCCGGTTCAGGTGGGTACAAGGGATTTAGTGCCTCTTTGAAAGTTGATGTCAGTAAATTCAAGGAATCCACCACAGACACGACTAACTTTACCGAGAACAAGGTGGAATTCACATCTGGAGGTCCCGACATGCCTGAGCCCATTAAATTAAAGCTGATGCCTATTGACAAAGCTGTTGAAGATAGTTTTTTCAGTGTCCTTGACCAGCAATATCAATGTGAAAATTTGGCACAGCGAAAAGAGAACTTCAAAAAGATCTTGCAGGAATACCCGCAGATAAATGATGTTTCTAGACCACAAGGTATGATTTCACACTATGCGTTAAAATATATTTACCGGTAAAATACTCAAACAAAACAGCCAGGAAAGCGTTGTTAGTAATAAATGTTACAGAAGTCCATGATCCTGTCATGGGTCATAGGTCATCGGCTCCTGGTGTTACAGCGACCTCCGGAATGAGAAATGAAAGTGCCACTCGTTTAATTTTCAGATCCTGAGGTACGCATTCCTCTTACTTGGCCATTCGGTACCTATGGTCTCCCCATGACAAAGTCAGGATGTCCGGATGGAGACTTTTGGCACAAGGGGACTCGTTACCATGACACCGAGGATGATGATTCAGACAACTATTGGTCTGACCCCTATGATTTAGCAGGCAAAGTCGATAAAAACAACATGGAACAAAAGTTTTGCATGAAGACAAAGAGCAAAACCTCTGAGTACGAGCTCCCTTGGCCCAAAGGAAAATACTGCATCTACAAGAAAGGAGATTGCCCTGAAGGTCAGTGTATTGCTCTTCTTGATGTACCCTACTTTAGTGATGAATCATTTTTGGTTAATCGTTCCGACTCAAcaatatacatacatacatacatacatacatacatacatacatacatacatacatacttaactgacgcttcccacaggggcttttcagggccaatgaaacacaacgaaaagGACTGACAACAACAACCGATGATACACAgatcaacatcttgcaacatttgttgctcaacaaatgtctgaaatgttgaaccatgttgcacaaacgtgttgaacggaatagagctggtctctattttctttcaacatcgttcaacaacattcaacgtgttgaatggcatatttcagCATTCAACATGACACGACATACTGTTCAACGTTTGTTGAACAAGAGCTGCAAgatttgttgagcaacaaatgttgcaagatgttgaagCGTGTATCATCGGCTTTAGTAAAACTGACATGTAATTCTAGCTATACTTAAAATTTCAGAATCCTTTCCAGTAAAATTTAATTAATGTTCTGTATTGTGCCTATCAGGTTTCGGGAACGGATACGTTCGGTGGGACGATGCAGATGGCGCTAGCACGAACAAGGTCACCGGTCAGCTACCAGACGGCGTTTATGACAAGAACACAAAAATCTTCTTCTGCTGTCGGGATGATGGATACACAACtaatgtcattaatctttccACTAACGCGCCCTTCGTTTTGCTCAAGCATAATACCCATCAATGTCAGATGGTCAATAATACCAAAATCAAGGAAGAATTTTTCCGCTGGGACAATGAAGATTTCATACCCCATAATACTAAAGCTCAAGGCAAACACCCCTTTTTGGATATCGACAGTAATAATCTCAAAATCGActactgttattattataaatcgACATAAAAATATAAAGTTCTCACGTATGCATTATCTCCTGAAATGTATACTGAGAAATTAATGTACTAGAAATTTGTGAAACATCAAAGCAACGTGCTGAACAAGAAGGTTAAAAATAAAAGTGCAAATCAAATTGTTGAAGGTACAGGccaatttgattttatcataaTTGTTCTTTAAGAGAGAATTCATTAATCTCCTTATCATCTTTGCCGTTCGTTGTTACAGCGGGTGGCTCCCTTACAGCAACCTTGTGGCAGAAAGACCTTGAACTCCTTACGTCGCAAACACCCACGATACTCTATCCAAGATCTGTTCTAATACCATACGACTTATTATTCCACCAATCCGATGAGCATTCCTACAATGTAGTCGAATAGGTCGTGAGTGTTGTCTTCAATTATTCGCAAGTGGTCCCAGATCTTAGCTATGGCCCTAGTCGGGATATCTGTGCACTTCATCGGCGAGAATAGATACACTTGTGAAGGTGATTAGTATTTAAATCTTGGGGTCAAGATTGAGATTCTTTGGCCGTCGATGAGTGGCTCTTGACTTGTGATGGTACTCAGACGAAGCTTCGTTGGCTCGTCGCAGGTTTCTTTAAACTAAATGTAGCATCTATCTGGGTGTCCAACATTGCATAAACCAGTATTTCTTTCGGGTTTCGAGGATGAAGCGTGAAGGGCGACGGCAAAAGGCGCGGGAACCGAGTTTCGCCTACTGATCCATTCGACTATGCGTCAGCACTCATATCGCACAGCGGAGTTCCGTAGCGAACATTTGGAACCTCTGCGGAGGAGAGAGAGGCATTCAACTGATGATTCATGTACTTTTGGAATATTCACTGCAGTTGCTTCTTTGGAGTGTCATTTGGCTCTTTAGAACAAACTTCTGTTTTCTTGGTGGCATGAAAAATCTTGCAGGTTGCTTCTTTCGGTTTTGGTTTATTGACCAGTGTCGTCTCGTCTACCGAGTCTACCGCCGTTTCTACCTTCTTCACTGCATAAAAAGACGAAATGGGATTGCATAAGAGATGTCTGCTTCGTTATTGATGAAGTTCATAGAGGTCTTGAAATCTCGATACTTCTTTTCCTCTTTCATGCTTCTTGTGGCTTCTCTGTTCTGGGAacttggtttcagtgttgtacataacaggacattaataaaatattaacgagaactcgacgaagaggtaaatcagCGACTAAAGTTCCTGTGCGAGTGGCAATGTTTATTTCACGCTTCGTTAGCAAATTTTTAACCTACAATGGcttcgaaagtcattgtaatgcgaatggcgttttagtggatctttaaacaagatatacccttatggagctcaaatGATAGAAAgtaaattggataaacaagacaggcggtgaaaaataaatatctggaatctgcaattttttgacagagaatattaaattacaaaaaatattccacttaaGGGTCGTTAAAGAGCTTTATTTTTGGGCGTTCAATTGAACGAAAAATGTCACAcaaaccttttccagcgtaaaatttattgaaagaaacagAATATATGCTATTAGCTGAATTTTAAACCGTGAAAGTGATTATGGGAGCGGGATCGGTTCGCATGAGTTATAATACTTGCCTTCTATAAATGATCCTTCCTAttttaattgcgtgcgtgcaaacaagaaaaaaaaacagcaattaAAGTAAATTTCAGTCTCACAGTTCAGGATCTTAAAACCCTTTTTGGAAGAACTTTGaccgtgaataatgaagcacaaaaaagacaacaagctttgtttcaaataattcttcactgtaacatttccatttttttttttacctgaagactgtgcagagttgagtataaaataaatataaattgccagacaactgagattcgacttcagtaaacaatgtgatgcattcaaggcgttcgattccttttaaactcattcataattcgccatttggtttcagtcttgtacataacatcacagttagccaaataacattagaaacaaagctcactcaCAAAGCTCGCCGTCATATCCGACGGCGAAAAATGCAATTGTTGTCAAAGACgattactcgtcgctttgagtattccagatatttatttttcacctcttgtttatccaattgactttccattattgagctccataagggtatattttgtttaaagatccactaaaacgccattcgcgttacaatgactttcgacgccattgcaggttaagttaaatattctactgtgtccaccggataaaatctacccatttctACGACCTCCTGAAACCAACAAAACATACGcccaaagacactacttagcaagAGAGGCATACGGAGGGCTTTTCCCAacacggaaaagaaaaagaataataataagaagaaaacgacgaaattccacccattttccgactgggattgccatactggcaaccctgtattgaccgctgaccaggtactggtttctCGATTGGATCGCACGCTCAAGCCAGGTTATTACTCTGGGAGAGAAGGAGGGAGTACGTGCAAAGGCAAAATTTCGCCGGAGAATAATCCCAGGCGCGTTGTTCACTTTTCTTCCGGCATATTCCTCGCACAATCTATTCCTGTTTCTACAATATTGGGTACACTTATTGGGTatagtttgttaaaataaaacGGGGAAAACTAGTGAAACCACACGCTGAACAAGTACATGCTCACCATTGATCATTTTTTGAGTTTCTgatccaacaacaacaacaatgccTTATTTGCTCTAAAGGCTTAAAAACACATTATTAGTAACTTAAGAAATAGATGTGTTTAAAGTCGAACCAGGGGGATAAATGAACCTTGCGGTTTTCTAGTTATTCCCCTGCCTTTGacgtgaaaaacaaaataagataAAGGCAATGAAAGAGACAAGTAGATAAGGTACAAACACAAGGAGACAGACAGAACTATATGAACAGTGGATATTCGAGAGAATTGAATATTTAACATGTTAGTTACTTCATGATAGTTCCGATTTGTTCAGAGGAGAGTCATTTcttaatttgtttcaaaaattggTGCACATTTAGATTTTTTCAAATGAGAAGGAATATTATGCCTAAAGATGGAAGCCATCTTGGGATGTAGTTTGTTTCCCGGTGTTTGCTCTGACTCGTGATTTGTATAGATTTTGGCTAGCGGTTAGGGTTAGTAATATAAAATCTAATATAAAATCTAGTAATAACTTCTttctaaccgagcgcgagggccgtactggggaatactGGCCCtcggtcgtggcagtacggaccgagcgcagcgaggtccgtacaaaaacgacctagggccaatattccccagcaCGGCTCGAGCTAgttcggttagtaagtagtttattatatggctttttaattaccttttgctttgcttttgcaagcccgtaatcggcccgtgggcattacgggagaataatgccctacaattcagtcagaATTAGCCAACCAGGGCGCATGTTATATCGGCCACAAACACaaccatataataatataatataatataagtATTATGGAATtcgatgtatgtatgtatgctaCTAGCGTACTGGAAATTATCGTAAAAAGCGTTTGGAAGAAGGTTTTATGCCATAAGTGAGTAAATCTTAATGCATGTAAACGGTAAACAATGTTCACTGTGAGAAGTTCTAAAGGATTTAGGAGAGGGAGAGCGCTATCACTTTGTTCACCGAGAACTcttgcaaaaaatattaatctaaTGACATGGTTTTCCTTGGTCTGCTTGGTCTGCACTGATCCAAGAAacaaatctctttttttccGTTATGGTTAATTATCGCAATTAGGAGCTCCGTTcctaggcttggctaaatctatatattatatttgaaATGCGGAGAAGGATATGAAGACATgtataactgcgatgatcaatCATGTCTTCATTAGCACTTTGTTTATATCTTGCCATATCTTGCCTCACCATTTAGATCCAAATAGCGGGATCTTGTAACTAACAATAAGAATCTCAGAGGCTAT
Above is a window of Montipora capricornis isolate CH-2021 chromosome 6, ASM3666992v2, whole genome shotgun sequence DNA encoding:
- the LOC138053201 gene encoding uncharacterized protein; its protein translation is MVSEVPLMKGRDTVVRGVGFLFVASASVGREAMCLITFLITLGVAVVTHATKDVETAKGLRFLGVGYNILKGNPDGGGKLSLGGVDPGLLSTRKIFELTWDTNKTSNDRLYRVPDQVVFVHRSSCVKTTTNEVFSGAKSYQDKLKVDVEASAGYNAVLGSVAFSLSTSYEKMKKETTNNHKVFFEKKKVCNNGTARYQLDLARAEKYSVTKDFAAAVCSLPEEYDKGAYRKFIDNWGTHIVLKVVLGTKKTERRESSYTKIAKYAMENIGASVSGSGGYKGFSASLKVDVSKFKESTTDTTNFTENKVEFTSGGPDMPEPIKLKLMPIDKAVEDSFFSVLDQQYQCENLAQRKENFKKILQEYPQINDVSRPQDPEVRIPLTWPFGTYGLPMTKSGCPDGDFWHKGTRYHDTEDDDSDNYWSDPYDLAGKVDKNNMEQKFCMKTKSKTSEYELPWPKGKYCIYKKGDCPEGFGNGYVRWDDADGASTNKVTGQLPDGVYDKNTKIFFCCRDDGYTTNVINLSTNAPFVLLKHNTHQCQMVNNTKIKEEFFRWDNEDFIPHNTKAQGKHPFLDIDSNNLKIDYCYYYKST